A window of Verrucomicrobiia bacterium contains these coding sequences:
- a CDS encoding bifunctional 4-hydroxy-2-oxoglutarate aldolase/2-dehydro-3-deoxy-phosphogluconate aldolase — MESLRSSVHRRITDAGLVAVIRAPDSSVVPDLAAALAAGGISIVEITTSTPGFAGAIRRTRDHLGDQVLVGAGTLLSREDCMTALGAGASFLICPVLRPTLVPLAHAAGCPIALGAGTATEAQLGHEAGADFVKLFPAESLGPGFIRSLLAPLPHLQLMPTGGIGVANVAAYRAAGCVAVGVGGSLLAADKIRARDWKGISRAAASLVVAWQSAGNPACTGERAP, encoded by the coding sequence GTGGAATCGCTCCGCAGTTCGGTCCATCGCCGGATCACAGACGCGGGCCTGGTCGCGGTGATCCGGGCGCCGGATTCCTCCGTGGTTCCCGACCTCGCAGCCGCCCTCGCCGCCGGAGGGATTTCCATCGTGGAAATCACCACCTCCACCCCGGGATTCGCCGGTGCCATCCGTCGGACCCGTGACCACCTCGGGGACCAGGTGCTCGTCGGGGCCGGCACCCTGCTGTCCAGGGAGGATTGCATGACGGCCCTGGGAGCTGGCGCCTCGTTTCTGATTTGCCCTGTCCTGCGTCCGACGCTGGTGCCGCTTGCGCATGCCGCCGGCTGCCCCATCGCGCTCGGGGCGGGAACTGCCACCGAGGCCCAATTGGGACACGAGGCAGGCGCCGACTTCGTGAAATTGTTCCCTGCGGAATCCCTCGGCCCGGGATTCATCCGCTCCCTCCTCGCTCCCTTGCCACACCTTCAACTCATGCCCACCGGCGGGATCGGCGTCGCCAACGTGGCCGCCTATCGCGCGGCCGGCTGTGTCGCTGTGGGGGTGGGGGGCTCCCTTCTGGCGGCCGACAAGATCCGCGCCCGCGATTGGAAAGGCATCTCCCGGGCTGCCGCAAGCCTCGTCGTGGCATGGCAGAGCGCCGGGAACCCCGCTTGCACCGGGGAACGGGCTCCCTAA
- a CDS encoding DUF1080 domain-containing protein produces the protein MKFSLSLFAIGTAVVVSGCVHHTAKPSETSTTSKASGPPLTAPGTRLGTTDAEGYTFIFDGTWDGWRVSENPKAWKIVNGAFLANGDRSHNYYVGPLQPFKDFEVRLDVMTAPGANGGVYVHTKFQDAGWPWGGYEIQVNNSQSDWRRTGSVYAVKDVRETPARDNEWWDYRIRVQGDTIQVFVDGKLVNEFQEEAGREIGKDFERKLNAGTIALQAHDPGSFVYYKNIRVKKLD, from the coding sequence ATGAAATTTTCGCTGTCCCTCTTCGCGATTGGCACCGCCGTCGTGGTTTCCGGCTGTGTCCATCACACGGCAAAACCCTCCGAGACCTCAACGACGTCCAAGGCGTCGGGTCCGCCCCTGACCGCCCCCGGGACCCGCCTCGGAACCACCGATGCGGAGGGCTACACCTTCATTTTTGACGGCACTTGGGACGGCTGGCGGGTGAGTGAAAACCCCAAAGCCTGGAAGATCGTCAATGGAGCCTTCCTCGCCAACGGCGACCGCAGTCACAACTACTACGTGGGCCCGTTGCAGCCGTTCAAGGACTTTGAGGTGCGCCTCGACGTGATGACCGCGCCGGGCGCCAACGGGGGCGTATACGTCCACACCAAATTCCAGGATGCCGGATGGCCCTGGGGCGGCTATGAGATTCAGGTCAACAATTCCCAAAGCGACTGGCGCCGGACCGGGAGTGTCTACGCAGTGAAGGACGTTCGCGAAACACCGGCGCGTGACAACGAGTGGTGGGACTACCGCATCCGGGTCCAGGGCGACACGATTCAGGTGTTCGTGGACGGCAAACTGGTCAATGAGTTCCAGGAGGAAGCGGGTCGCGAGATCGGCAAGGACTTTGAACGCAAGCTCAATGCCGGCACCATCGCCCTCCAGGCGCACGATCCCGGCAGTTTCGTCTACTACAAGAACATCCGCGTGAAAAAGCTGGATTAG
- the tal gene encoding transaldolase, translating into MSLLDSLKKYTVVVADTGDIDAIARTHPQDATTNPSLILGAAQMPQYRDLVDQAVAFAQGVSGDAESRLVAMMDRLFVLFGIEILKHVPGRVSTEVDARFSFDREASLAKARSLIAMYEEAGISRERVLIKLGSTWEGIRAAEALETEGIHCNLTLLFSFAQAVACAEARVTLISPFVGRIYDYYRKESGAEISPDADPGVASVTAIYNYFKKFGYRTQVMGASFRRIEQITRLAGCDLLTISPDLIDRLAASEGELTPALTPEAAQKSPGEKLALDEKTFRWMHNEDAMATDKLAEGIRRFNADARKLEAYVRKHFSL; encoded by the coding sequence ATGTCCCTGCTCGACTCACTGAAGAAGTACACGGTGGTGGTTGCCGATACCGGCGACATTGACGCCATCGCGCGGACGCATCCGCAGGATGCGACCACCAATCCCTCGCTGATCCTCGGTGCGGCGCAGATGCCGCAATACCGCGATCTGGTGGACCAGGCGGTCGCGTTCGCGCAAGGGGTGTCCGGGGACGCGGAGTCCCGGCTGGTGGCGATGATGGACCGGTTGTTCGTGCTGTTCGGGATTGAGATCCTGAAGCATGTGCCCGGCCGGGTCTCCACGGAGGTGGATGCCCGGTTCAGCTTTGACCGAGAGGCCAGCCTCGCCAAGGCCCGGTCATTGATTGCGATGTATGAGGAGGCGGGCATCTCCCGGGAGCGCGTGCTGATCAAGCTCGGCAGCACCTGGGAGGGCATTCGTGCCGCGGAGGCGTTGGAGACCGAGGGGATCCATTGCAATCTGACGCTGCTGTTCAGCTTCGCGCAGGCCGTCGCCTGTGCGGAGGCGCGCGTGACCCTGATTTCGCCGTTCGTCGGCCGCATCTACGACTACTACCGCAAGGAGAGCGGTGCCGAGATCTCCCCCGATGCCGATCCCGGTGTCGCGTCCGTCACTGCCATCTACAATTATTTCAAGAAGTTCGGATACCGGACCCAGGTGATGGGTGCGAGCTTCCGGCGGATTGAGCAGATCACGCGGCTGGCGGGCTGCGACCTGCTGACGATCAGTCCGGACCTGATTGACCGGCTGGCGGCCAGCGAGGGGGAGCTCACCCCGGCGTTGACCCCGGAGGCGGCGCAGAAGAGCCCGGGTGAAAAACTGGCGCTCGACGAAAAGACGTTCCGCTGGATGCACAACGAGGACGCCATGGCCACCGACAAGCTTGCGGAGGGCATCCGCCGGTTCAACGCCGACGCGAGAAAGCTGGAGGCCTACGTGCGGAAGCATTTCTCCCTTTGA
- a CDS encoding prepilin-type N-terminal cleavage/methylation domain-containing protein: MAGGVGHSSRRSSVRGSRTGFSLVELLVVVAVVAVLAGLLLPVLGRSRQRAQGIQCMNHHRQLTLAWLNYALDHSDRIPAASASTRETELAMPAWVDGWLDLNPDNPSNWDVTRDIHVSPIWPYCGGAAAIFRCPSDASRVTPSSGPWQGRIVPRVRSMSMSLWFGGFGGALSLSTGAVSPPWRLYRRLGDLVDPGASMTALFWDQREDTINYGNFLIDMTGWPDAPEQVRWQVDLPGAYHGQAGGLSFADGHSEIRRWVDGRTMPPLRRGTSWVDADHALEQPYNRDIRWLQERATRPLPATAGL, from the coding sequence ATGGCGGGGGGCGTCGGCCATTCAAGCAGGAGGTCAAGTGTTCGGGGGAGTCGGACGGGATTCTCCCTCGTTGAACTCCTGGTCGTCGTTGCCGTCGTCGCGGTTCTGGCCGGGTTGCTGCTCCCGGTGCTGGGGAGATCCCGTCAGCGGGCGCAGGGCATCCAGTGCATGAACCACCACCGGCAGCTCACCCTGGCCTGGCTCAATTACGCGTTGGACCATTCGGACCGGATCCCTGCGGCCAGTGCGTCCACGCGTGAAACGGAACTGGCCATGCCGGCCTGGGTGGATGGCTGGCTGGATTTGAATCCGGACAATCCGTCAAACTGGGATGTCACGCGCGACATTCATGTCAGCCCGATCTGGCCCTACTGCGGTGGCGCTGCCGCCATCTTTCGATGTCCGTCCGACGCGAGCCGGGTGACCCCGTCTTCGGGGCCGTGGCAGGGGCGCATCGTGCCGCGTGTCCGCAGCATGTCCATGAGCCTGTGGTTCGGTGGATTTGGCGGCGCGTTGTCGCTGTCAACCGGCGCCGTCAGTCCGCCGTGGCGCCTGTACCGCCGGCTTGGGGATCTGGTGGATCCGGGAGCCTCCATGACGGCGCTTTTTTGGGACCAGCGTGAGGACACCATCAATTACGGCAACTTCCTCATTGATATGACTGGGTGGCCGGATGCGCCGGAACAGGTGCGCTGGCAGGTGGATCTGCCGGGGGCCTATCATGGGCAGGCCGGGGGGCTTTCGTTTGCCGACGGCCATTCGGAGATCCGCCGCTGGGTGGACGGGCGCACGATGCCGCCCCTGCGGCGCGGCACAAGCTGGGTGGATGCCGATCATGCCCTGGAGCAACCCTACAATCGGGACATCCGGTGGCTTCAGGAGCGGGCCACCCGGCCGCTGCCTGCTACCGCGGGGCTGTAG
- a CDS encoding RluA family pseudouridine synthase, which produces MPELDVFTVDTSLPGVRLDRFLHERYADSSRGEIQRLLAQGCVRVNGRPPKPAQHPRAGDVVQVEWPDPTPATVLPEAIPLEVLYEDADVLVINKSSDLVMHPAAGHKDGTLVNALLHHCHGQLSGIGGVIRPGIVHRLDRDTTGCLVVAKHDVTHRDLQDQFATRRVEKLYQCLVCGDLDPPSGLISGRIARHSVDRKRMTLTEGDGRDSRTTYRLLERLRSAAFVEARIHTGRTHQVRVHFQHLGFPLVGDHVYGHRANVRLLEATGYRAPRQMLHARTLGFVHPASRKWCDFHAPLPADFKEALETLRQTSGSDPEPTAPR; this is translated from the coding sequence ATGCCCGAACTCGACGTTTTCACGGTGGACACCTCGCTGCCCGGGGTGCGGCTGGACCGCTTTCTCCACGAGCGGTATGCCGACAGTTCCCGGGGCGAAATCCAGCGATTGCTGGCTCAGGGCTGCGTCCGGGTGAATGGGCGGCCCCCAAAGCCCGCACAGCACCCGCGAGCCGGGGATGTGGTGCAGGTCGAATGGCCGGATCCCACGCCGGCGACGGTGCTCCCGGAGGCCATCCCGCTGGAGGTGCTTTACGAAGACGCCGATGTGCTGGTGATCAACAAGTCATCGGACCTGGTGATGCATCCGGCCGCCGGGCACAAGGACGGCACTCTCGTGAACGCGCTGTTGCACCATTGCCACGGGCAACTCAGCGGCATCGGGGGTGTCATCCGTCCGGGAATCGTGCATCGGCTGGATCGGGACACCACCGGATGCCTTGTGGTGGCGAAACATGATGTCACCCACCGGGACCTCCAGGACCAGTTCGCCACCCGCCGGGTTGAAAAGCTGTACCAGTGCCTGGTTTGCGGTGATCTGGATCCACCCTCGGGCCTGATCTCGGGCCGGATCGCGCGGCATTCGGTGGATCGGAAGCGTATGACGCTGACCGAGGGCGACGGCCGGGATTCCCGGACCACCTACCGGTTGCTGGAACGACTCCGGAGCGCGGCGTTTGTGGAAGCCCGGATCCACACCGGACGCACCCACCAGGTACGGGTCCATTTTCAACACCTCGGATTCCCCCTGGTGGGCGACCACGTGTATGGACACCGGGCAAATGTCCGGCTCCTCGAGGCGACCGGCTACCGGGCGCCGCGCCAGATGCTCCACGCCCGCACCCTCGGATTTGTCCACCCCGCCAGTCGGAAGTGGTGCGATTTCCACGCGCCGCTGCCCGCCGACTTTAAAGAGGCCCTTGAAACGCTGAGGCAGACCTCCGGCTCCGACCCGGAACCTACAGCCCCGCGGTAG